In the Hordeum vulgare subsp. vulgare chromosome 7H, MorexV3_pseudomolecules_assembly, whole genome shotgun sequence genome, one interval contains:
- the LOC123412996 gene encoding cullin-associated NEDD8-dissociated protein 1-like — protein MRGARSSRGRGAPRRRWRPGQRGGCSGGFTCGRGSRGTCVPRLCRPCRRPRSGGRRRGSGGGRRARIGCKWRKGWSAGCRPGASAGRFCWRRRAREEGAGVVAILSCCFCRWHGPKEGTETGQKYIIPAPGRVVAHSPTSANKGARKYITPGTSTRTRSSAGSCSAPAGIPLRSTSPGSSFQPTHLTVAHALLRLTGTTKCGWEGTGAATKAKELPSCLPILVDRMGNEITRLTTVKTFAVIADSPLRIDLSCVLDHVISELTTFLRKANRALGQATLGTLNSLVVTYGGQIGSSSYETIIAELSTLISDIDLHMAALALELCCIIMVDRRSIKNVGLAVRHKVLPHALILIRSALLQGQALQKFFASLVQSANTSFETLLDSHISTAKPSQSGGLSKQALSSIAQCVAVLCLAAGDQKCASTVEMLKGILNDDSSTNSLRRALLLFGKLEHCMAHACPQSMKD, from the exons ATGCGTGGAGCGCGCAGCAGCAGAGGCAGAGGAGCCCCGCGGCGGCGGTGGCGCCCCGGCCAGCGCGGTGGATGTAGCGGTGGATTTACTTGCGGCCGAGGCAGTCGAGGCACTTGCGTCCCTCGGTTATGTCGCCCATGCCGGCGCCCACGCAGCGGCGGCCGCAGACGAGGCAGCGGTGGCGGAAGACGTGCACGTATCGGCTGCAAGTGGCGCAAAGGTTGGAGTGCGGGATGCCGACCCGGCGCATCTGCCGGCCGCTTCTGCTGGCGTCGGCGCGCGCGGGAGGAGGGCGCAGGTGTTGTTGCTATCCTGTCGTGCTGCTTCTGCAGGTGGCACGGGCCGAAGGAGGGGACGGAGACGGGGCAGAAGTACATCATCCCCGCGCCTGGCCGTGTCGTTGCCCACAGCCCCACATCCGCGAACAAGGGCGCGCGGAAGTACATCACCCCTGGTACGAGTACGCGCACCCGCAGCTCTGCGGGCTCATGCTCTGCTCCAGCGGGCATACCCTTGAGAAGCACTTCACCAGGCTCGTCGTTCCAGCCCACTCACCTCACCGTTGCTCATGCTCTGCTCCGGCTCACTGGAACAACGAAGTGTGGATGGGAGGGAACCGGTGCCGCTACAAAAGCCAA GGAATTACCGTCATGCCTTCCCATACTTGTTGATAGGATGGGCAATGAAATAACACGACTCACAACTGTCAAG ACATTTGCGGTGATTGCGGATTCACCTCTTCGGATTGATCTGTCATGCGTCCTGGACCATGTCATTTCTGAGCTCACAACTTTCCTTCGAAAG GCCAATAGAGCACTCGGGCAGGCAACATTGGGGACTCTAAATTCTCTGGTTGTCACATATGGTGGTCAAATTGGCTCGTCCTCTTATGAAACGATAATAGCTGAACTTTCTACTCTCATAAG TGACATCGATTTGCATATGGCTGCTCTTGCATTGGAGCTGTGTTGCATAATAATGGTTGACAGAAGATCCATTAAAAATGTCGGTTTAGCTGTGAGACATAAAGTTTTGCCTCATGCCCTTATTTTGATCAGGAGTGCTTTGTTGCAAGGACAAGCACTACAG AAGTTTTTTGCTTCACTGGTCCAGTCTGCAAATACAAGCTTTGAAACATTGTTGGACTCCCATATTTCAACTGCCAAGCCATCACAGTCAGGCGGTCTTTCCAAGCAGGCACTATCCTCTATTGCACAGTGTGTTGCTGTGCTATGCTTAGCAGCTGGTGATCAGAAATGTGCATCAACTGTTGAGATGCTTAAAGGCATTCTAAATGATGACAGTTCAACTAATTCT